The Sebastes umbrosus isolate fSebUmb1 chromosome 19, fSebUmb1.pri, whole genome shotgun sequence genome has a segment encoding these proteins:
- the LOC119477958 gene encoding MAM domain-containing protein 2-like, with translation MQTDLLLLSLFPLRVDLFPEKAAMLPFYLLTFAATVQAYDQLLPGSCNFESNTCGYTSDADFTSWTLHKDGRFVAVGAAVSDDQEDETGTNTEPQREITGVLLSPALDQEEWRCLRIVYQIIGSGRLEVLQRMEGKSFDRPLWRNQDPSDSWVISSMDLQNNTEPYRVVIEGKPGLSAGSSVAIFEIHISPGYCLECDFEESHLCGYSNQWNANVNWFVGGGGGQLTHNNIPNDHTYNNKTGHLMYVDSIYAKTFKEVAKLVSPMTTVPMSGCLSFQYQRSEERGNLFSVFTRDRLGQYQELWRAETENEDDWRGTGEEWLPVQVDLKAPYSVQVVFEVSFNSPRGGRVAVDDISFSPEFCSTDTEPTFDPSIASCNFESGFCRYTQDQVMLSSWRRVSVKPNIFRNGDHTTGAGYFLLAHSRLSPLSGYISRLIGPTLPGNMKYCLRFYYSLRGFNQTDQALTVYLQQQQSSSQEKIWTQGERSRGVWIATDATFQTSQPAKVVFVSTCRSFWDCGSVALDDISVSLGDCELTAGSLSLSLPGHCDFEAGLCGYTQEKHGDDADWELRKGQTPTSYTGPRGDHTMGVGYYLHMEASPMLPGQSVRLLSRPLRGSRGQQCLRFYYHMYGSGTGQLSVHLHKDGEDALLWQLSGEQSMAWLRATVEYQSDSQHQIVFEATRGSSVRSDIAIDDIILEGGPCPEVEIRATVGTSNEIE, from the exons ATGCAAACAGACCTACTTTTGCTTTCCTTATTTCCTCTGAGGGTCGACTTATTTCCAGAGAAAGCTGCAATGCTTCCATTCTACCTCTTGACTTTTGCTG CCACCGTCCAAGCCTACGACCAGCTGCTGCCAGGCTCCTGCAACTTTGAGTCCAACACCTGTGGATACACGTCAGATGCAGACTTTACGAGCTGGACCCTGCACAAAGATG GCCGTTTTGTCGCAGTGGGCGCAGCCGTCAGCGATGACCAGGAGGATGAGACAGGTACCAATACCGAGCCACAGAGAGAGATCACTGGAGTCCTGCTGAGTCCGGCTCTGGATCAGGAGGAGTGGCGCTGCCTGAGGATCGTCTACCAGATCATCGGGTCGGGAAGACTGGAGGTCCTGCAGCGCATGGAGGGAAAGAGCTTTGACAGGCCGCTGTGGAGAAACCAGGATCCCTCTGACAGCTGGGTCATCTCAAGCATGGACCTGCAGAACAATACTGAGCCTTACAGG GTTGTCATTGAAGGTAAACCTGGATTGAGTGCTGGGAGCAGCGTGGCCATCTTTGAGATCCACATCAGCCCCGGATACTGCCTGG AGTGTGATTTTGAGgagtctcacctgtgtggataCAGTAATCAGTGGAACGCCAACGTAAACTGGTTTGTGGGAGGAGGCGGGGGTCAGCTAACCCACAACAACATACCAAATGACCACACATACAACAACAAGACAG GTCACTTGATGTACGTGGACTCCATCTACGCCAAGACTTTCAAAGAAGTGGCCAAACTGGTGTCTCCCATGACGACGGTGCCGATGTCCGGCTGCCTGAGTTTTCAGTACCAGCGAAGCGAAGAGAGGGGGAACCTGTTCTCTGTTTTCACCAGAGACCGACTGGGTCAGTACCAGGAGCTGTGGAGGGCGGAGACAGAAAACGAGGACGACTGGAGAGGGACGGGGGAAGAATGGTTACCTGTGCAGGTGGACCTGAAGGCACCGTACTCTGTACAG GTGGTCTTTGAAGTGTCCTTTAACAGCCCGAGAGGCGGACGCGTTGCAGTTGATGACATTTCCTTTTCTCCAGAGTTTTGCAGCACAGACACTG AGCCGACCTTTGACCCCTCCATCGCCAGCTGTAACTTTGAGTCAGGTTTCTGCCGCTACACCCAGGACCAGGTGATGTTGTCGTCGTGGAGGAGAGTGTCTGTGAAGCCCAACATATTTAGGAATGGAGACCACACCACAGGGGCAG GATATTTCCTGTTGGCTCACTCCCGGCTGAGCCCACTCTCTGGTTACATTAGCCGCCTTATCGGTCCAACTCTGCCTGGGAACATGAAGTACTGCTTGAGATTCTACTACTCCCTGAGGG GTTTCAACCAGACGGACCAGGCTCTCACTGTgtatctgcagcagcagcagagcagcagccagGAGAAGATCTGGACTCAGGGAGAGAGGTCCAGAGGAGTTTGGATCGCGACGGACGCCACCTTCCAGACATCACAGCCTGCCAAG GTGGTTTTTGTCAGCACCTGCAGGAGCTTCTGGGACTGCGGCTCCGTGGCGTTGGATGACATCAGCGTGAGCCTCGGAGACTGTGAGCTGACGGCAG GTTCGCTGTCGTTGTCTCTGCCAGGACACTGTGACTTTGAAGCTGGCCTGTGCGGTTACACTCAGGAAAAGCACGGCGACGATGCCGACTGGGAGCTGAGGAAAGGGCAAACCCCGACCTCGTACACCGGGCCAAGAGGAGACCACACCATGGGAGTCG GATACTACCTGCACATGGAGGCGTCGCCTATGCTGCCCGGTCAGAGTGTGCGGCTCCTGTCCCGACCTCTGAGGGGCTCCCGGGGGCAACAGTGTCTGCGCTTCTACTACCACATGTACGGCTCGGGCACGGGCCAGCTCAGCGTTCACCTCCACAAGGACGGAGAGGACGCGTTGCTGTGGCAACTGAGCGGCGAGCAGAGCATGGCCTGGCTGAGGGCCACAGTGGAGTACCAGAGTGACAGCCAGCATCAG aTTGTTTTCGAGGCCACCAGGGGTTCATCAGTAAGGAGTGACATCGCCATTGATGACATTATCTTGGAGGGTGGACCCTGCCCAG AAGTGGAAATCAGAGCCACCGTGGGAACCTCCAACGAGATCGAGTAG
- the slc30a5 gene encoding zinc transporter 5 yields the protein MEDKYSSNMLSGGKLGMVEVPNSRLTRYIVLLFVTKVLKALGIFESYDILKVVHIVQFIFILKLGSAVILLFFQKPFSSGKVISKRQWIKLLKHAVFSCVISLLGFFGLTLCGPLRTLLLFEHSDVVVIALLGVLFTSSGGGPSKTRGAALFIIAVICLLLFDNDDLMAKMAEHPEGHHDSALTHFLYTAIAFLGVADHKGGVVLLVASLCLKVGFHTASRKLSVEIGGAKRLYALDNLVSSMVLLPWVIVLSATTESKVESWSALILPFGMIILSVMILEFYVEAICNQKMEAPRCARYGAITLFLSALLLANFWTHPLTDQLRSMSKPPQEVSTEHVLSGGVLVSAIFFIISSSILSSPSRKGQKGTLVGYSPEGTPLYNFMGDALQHTSQSLPRFIKDSLKQILEEYDSRQIFYFLCLNLAFTFVELFYGVWTNSLGLISDGFHMLFDCSALVLGLFAALMSRWKATRIFSYGYGRVEILSGFINGLFLMVIAFFVFVESVTRVLDPPNINTDMLTPVSVGGLLVNLVGICAFSHAHAHAHGGKSCSSNDHRDSHHGHSHSEHSHGGHGHSHGGHAHSGHGHSSHGHGGHGHAHGSGGGGMNANMRGVFLHVLADTLGSVGVIISTILIRQFGWLIADPICSLFIATLIFLSVIPLMKDACEVLLLRIPQENEKDLNSALEKIEKIEGVLSYRDSHFWRHSANMVAGTIHLQIMADVVEQRIVQQVTAILKDAGVNNLSVQVEKEAYFQHMSGLSTGFHEVLAMTQQMESMKYLKDGTCIM from the exons ATGGAGGataaatacagcagcaacaTGCTCTCAGGAGGGAAGCTGGGCATGGTGGAAGTGCCCAATTCTAG GTTAACCAGATACATAGTTTTACTGTTTGTCACAAAGGTCCTCAAAGCTCTTGGGATCTTTGAATCTTACGATATCCTCAAAGTTGTTCACATTGTCCAGTTCATCTTTATACTAAAATTAGG GAGTGCCGTTattctgcttttctttcaaaAGCCTTTCTCCTCTGGCAAAGTCATCTCAAAAAGACAG TGGATAAAGTTACTAAAGCATGCTGTTTTCAGCTGTGTCATATCCCTCCTGGGCTTCTTCGGTCTGACTCTCTGTGGACCTCTAAG GACATTGTTGCTTTTTGAGCACAGTGATGTGGTGGTCATTGCTCTCCTCGGTGTCCTGTTCACAAGCTCAGGAGGGGGGCCGTCCAAG ACCAGAGGCGCTGCTCTCTTCATCATCGCTGTGatctgcctcctcctcttcgaCAACGACGATCTCATGGCGAAGATGGCCGAGCACC CTGAGGGACATCATGACAGCGCGCTCACTCATTTCCTCTACACCGCCATTGCATTTTTAGGGGTTGCAGATCACAAA GGAGGTGTAGTGCTGCTGGTGGCCTCCCTGTGCCTGAAGGTGGGCTTCCACACGGCCTCCAGGAAACTGTCTGTAGAAATTGGTGGTGCCAAACGCCTCTATGCTCTTGACAACCTGGTATCTTCTATGGTGCTGCTGCCCTGGGTCATAGTGCTCTCAGCAACCACAGAA AGTAAAGTAGAATCATGGTCGGCCCTCATCCTGCCGTTTGGGATGATCATCCTCTCTGTAATGATCCTGGAGTTTTACGTCGAGGCCATCTGCAACCAGAAGATGGAGGCGCCAAGGTGCGCCCGCTACGGCGCCATCACCCTCTTCCTCAGCGCCCTGCTTCTAGCCAACTTCTGGACTCACCCGCTGACCGACCAGCTTCGCTCCATGAGCAAACCGCCCCAGGAGGTCAGCACGGAGCACGTGCTTTCTGGAGGAGTGCTGGTCAGCGCAATCTTCTTCATCATTT CCTCCAGTATTCTCTCGTCTCCATCAAGAAAAGGTCAGAAGGGCACCCTGGTGGGTTACTCCCCTGAAGGGACTCCTCTGTACAACTTCATGGGTGACGCCCTGCAGCACACGTCGCAGTCCCTCCCACGGTTCATCAAAGATTCCCTGAAACAGATCCTGGAGGAATACGACTCCAGGCAGATCTTCTACTTCCTGTGTCTTAACCTG GCATTCACCTTCGTGGAGCTGTTTTATGGCGTTTGGACCAACAGTCTGGGACTGATCTCTGACGGCTTCCACATGCTGTTTGACTGCTCGGCTTTAGTCCTGGGCTTGTTTGCTGCCCTCATGAGTCGCTGGAAAGCTACAAGGATCTTTTCCTATGG GTACGGTCGTGTGGAAATACTTTCTGGATTTATCAATGGCCTGTTCCTGATGGTCATcgctttctttgtctttgtcgaGTCGGTCACCCGTGTGTTGGATCCCCCTAATATAAACACAGACATGCTGACT CCGGTGTCTGTCGGAGGCTTACTGGTCAACCTGGTGGGTATCTGCGCCTTCAGTCACGCTCACGCTCACGCCCACGGCGGCAAAAGCTGCTCGTCAAATGACCACCGCGACTCGCACCACGGCCACTCCCACAGCGAGCACAGCCACGGAGGTCACGGCCACTCTCACGGAGGGCACGCACATAGCGGACACGGGCACAGCAGTCATGGGCACGGCGGACACGGGCACGCTCATGGCTCCGGGGGCGGAGGCATGAACGCTAACATGagag GTGTTTTCCTCCATGTCCTGGCTGACACGTTGGGCAGCGTCGGCGTGATCATCTCCACCATCCTCATCCGTCAGTTCGGCTGGTTGATCGCAGACCCTATTTGCTCGCTCTTCATCGCCACGCTCATTTTTCTCAGCGTCATCCCTCTGATGAAGGACGCCTGCGAGGTTCTTCTTCTACGAATACCTCAAGAAAATGAAAAGGACCTGAACAGTGCGCTGGAAAAG ATTGAGAAGATCGAAGGAGTGTTGTCGTACAGAGACTCTCATTTCTGGAGGCATTCAGCCAACATGGTCGCAGGGACCATCCACCTCCAGATCATGGCAGATGTGGTGGAGCAGAGGATCGTACAGCAG GTGACGGCAATTTTGAAAGACGCCGGGGTGAATAATCTGTCGGTCCAGGTGGAGAAGGAGGCGTACTTCCAGCACATGTCTGGACTCAGCACAGGATTTCATGAAGTTCTGGCAATGACGCAGCAGATGGAGTCCATGAAATACCTGAAAGACGGGACGTGTATCATGTAA